The following nucleotide sequence is from Salvia miltiorrhiza cultivar Shanhuang (shh) chromosome 7, IMPLAD_Smil_shh, whole genome shotgun sequence.
GATCACGTCTTTCAAGGGAAAATTAACAAGAGAGATGATATAATTGGGCGAAACAGATTAAAGAAATCAGCAATGATGCAATAAGCAAAGGTTTGATGAATGTCCCACACAGAAAAGAGAGTTCACGGATGCTTTAAGCACCACATACAACAACTTTAGCTTTTCATTATTCGGAAAATCCAATGATGCAGTTTGGTTTGCTGAATTCAAGATAGACCGATGACTCTTCCAGTTGTGGTATCAAGATCTATATCGTAAAAGCAAGGCCTGGTTGGTAAGCCAGGCATCGTACTCATTGTCCCAACTAAAGGATAGATGAAGCCTGCGCCAATGCTTCCTCTCACATCTCTGATTGGTAGCACAAAACCGCTAGGAGCCCCCTTCGCTGAAGCATTGTCCGAGAATGAATATTGGGTCTTCGCCATGCAAATTGGCAATCCACTGAATCCTTGTTTGCTATACATCTCAATCTGTTTCAATGCCtatttatacaaaaaaacaGCAAGTTGTTACTACAACTTATTTAAACTGTAATAACTTCCCAAAATTGATTCCCATCAGACCCAACATGGGTTCAAGATGATATGAAGGTTTTCTACCCCAATCACACATCACGCATAACTCAGAAACTTCCCATTAATGATCAGGCTATAAGCCATTTCTAAGTATTCATGATATTCTTCTGGTTCCAGATTAAGTTCTCCTAAGAAAACATTTCGCGATAAAGCTGCGAGCTATTATATTTCAATCATGTCTTAGATAAATATAAACGAAGAGCATAGAATGATAGAACATGGAAAACAATCTATAAAGCTAAACTGTTCAATACCTGCTCCGAGTACTCTACACCACTAGCTCCATATGACTTCGCTATTGCCTCTATTTTCTCCTTGATACTTGCATCCAGAGGATACAAGAATTTTAAAGGTTGTGTAACATTCTCGCACGCTTTCTGAACCGCAATTCCAAGGTCAACCTGAAATTTCAAATGCCACATGTTTAATTCACGCCAAAAGCAAATTCAAAATTCGGCCACATGACAGGCATCTCTAAGCCAGAAGCATATCCAAACACATGATCATAACGTAGGGAGAGAACTAACCGCTCCTTTCCCTCCATGGGCGTGATGAGTACAAATTACTGCATCAAAAGCACCAGCAGATAGTGCCATACTCCTCACTGCATTAAGTTCAGCCTCTGAGTCAGTTGAAAACTTGTTCACAGCCACCACTACATTAACACCATAAGCTTTTGTGTTTGAAATATGCCGTGCCAAATTAGTGCAGCCAGCTTCAACAAGAGCCACATTCTCAGTCACATAAGCGTGGTCAAGTGGCTTCCCAGCTACTACTGCAGGCCCTCCACCATGCATTTTGAGTGCCCTAATGGTTGCCACGATAATAGCACAGTGAGGCTTTAAACCACTGTACCTACACTTAATATTCATGAACTTCTCAGTCCCTATATCAGCACCAAATCCTGCTTCTGTAACCACAAACCCACCTGGTCCCACAAGCTTGAGAGCAATTTTATCTGCAACAATCGATGAGTTTCCATGGGCAATATTTGCAAAGGGACCTGCATGAACCAGGACAGGGGTACCCTCCAGAGTCTGCATTAGTGTAGGATTAATGGCATCTTTCATTAACACAGTCAGAGCTCCTCCAACTCCAAGGTCATCGGCAGTAATGGGATCACCAGCTTTGCTATTCCCAATAACCATTTTTCCAAGCCTCTCCCTCATATCAGATAGGGAAGTTGTGAGGGCCAAGACCGCCATAATTTCACTAGCAACTGAGATATCGAACCCTGTTTCTCTTACCATACCCTTCTCTTCAGGGCCTTGACCAATAGTAATTTTCCTTAAGAAACGATCATTCACATCCATAACTCTTCGCCATGTAATGGATTCAGGATCTATATCAAGCCTGGCAaacttttttatttcttctgGTGTAAGCTCTTCGGGCGTAGATTTTAAGATGCCTAGCTTTTTCAAACGCCTAAACATGATATCGTTGAAGCTCCTTTTGCCCTCTTTATTTGGTGGACATAAGCGGTTAAAAAGAGCTTTATCAGATTGAGAGGATTCATGGAAGATTCTAGTATCAATGGCAGCAGCAAGCAGGTTATTTGAAGCAGTAATTGCATGGATGTCCCCTGTCATGTGAAGATTGAACTCATCCATTGGAATCACTTGGCTATAGCCTCCACCTGCAGCACCCCCTTTGATCCCAAATGTTGGTCCTTGTGAGGGCTGACGAAGGCACGTGACCACCTACGAAACCAAACATAATGAAGGAGAAAACAAAAACTCTTTAAATTTGATGGTTAACTAGTTCGACAGTTCGACTATCAAGCAAATATGCATTCATCACATTAAACTAGACCGACGTGGTGATTATGCCAAACGCACAACATCGAATCATTTTAGGGCCAGTATCATTTCACAAATCACTAagatatatatatggttaaagCCCTGCTTCTAAGAGCGTAGTTTCCTCATGTTAAACACAATAGACTCGTCATACTTTTCATCTACTGCTTTCGACAAGTCAACCCCCTAGGGCGAAAATAGTACTATAAAACTAACCAAGTTAGTGAAACTATTAAAAATCAGAAGAAGAAGTCTGATCTAAATTCATAGATAGTGATGATACCTTTTTATCAAGAAAAGCTCCGAGTGCTTGGCAGAGACCAACAGTGGTAGTGGACTTGCCTTCACCCAGGGGCGTCGGAGTTATACCCCCAACAACCACATAATACCCATCTCCACTTCCTCCATGTTCATCCAGCGCCGACAGCAGCACCTgcaaattaactaaaattagCTCCAAAGCGCCAGAAACCAAAATTATACACACAACACCAAGGCTACAGAAGAGCACCAAAGAGACACCAGCTAAGAGTAATCATATTTAGTTACATtggcgcgcgcacacacacatcTCTGTGTAAGCCAGATTCACCAAATATCGATCGAGTGAAGCAAGTATACAAAAGAGTAGATGATTGCTAATTTGCTAtcgcgcgcgcgcacacacaaaAAGGAAAAGCATAATTAATTACCTTAGCCTTGTACTTTCCATACAGATCATAATGTTGGGGGCTGAGATTGAGATCCTGAGCAATCTCGGAGATATGGAGAGGCTCGATGGAGTTGGCTATGTCGATGTCGGCCGGAACCGGCGAGACCACCTCCAGTTTCCTTGTTGTCTTCCCCATTCCGATCTCTATCTCtcgaaaagcaaaaagaaagtAATTTAATTGGTGTTATCCGCTCACTCTATAGCTGCTTCCTTTCAACAATGATTGTCCGCCACGTCAgttacaaaaaatatttaagaaaaaacaaaaaacaaatattTTCTCGAAGTTGGAGATGCGGGGTATCGATCCCCGTACCTCTCGCATGCTAAGCGAGCGCTCTACCATCTGAGCTACATCCCCACGTTGTAcaatcttaattttattttaatttaaacgCTGTGTAAGCACTGAACACTAATAAGAATGAAAGGCAACGTTAAGTAAATTTTACACATTCTTGTCGtcatagaaagaaaaaaattacacaTTATTCGAGTACTTCATAGCTTAATTTTGGATCATATGTTgtgttcatatttttattttagcttttAACATGATAAGAATACTAAATTGAACAATCAAAGAACGgaaaaattcataaaaaaatagcaGTTTATTCCGCCGTGACACATAAACACCATATTGAAAGCATATACAAACATTGAGGCTTTGGGATGTATGGCACGCatgcattttatttttgaaaagtaTTTAAGTATTTATCAGGCGAGTTATTTATATGTATACTATGTGTGTGTGAGAATAAAAGTTTGTTTTAGACAAAAAAATATCACATCTTAAAGTTGCATACGATTAAAAGTCCTTTCGTATTTGCATATCATACATGCATATTGAAGTTATGCATGTGAACGATGAGCGTCTCAATACGATACCGGCCGAGTTCATACGTTACACTCGATTACTAATTACCGCTTAAAACTTGCTTCATTTGCTTCATGGAGGGATGGAAATCGaacaataattaagaaaaataaagcaGCATGGATATCATTAAACAAGTGCGAGAAGATTCAAAATCCGCCGTCTTTTTCTTAATCAGGCCGAGGGGGAAAGGAGTAGAGTTAGATTAACCGACCATTTCTTATGTAAAAACTCGAATTTACATCAGTTCGGCTAAccattaaaaaattatgaatatgTACATGGATTTTCTCACACAAGTTCTTTAGGTTTTCACATTATTTAACCAATGCGCCAACACTTTTCATCAATAGCTAGAGTTTCTTACACAGTTGTGCTCAATCATTCCTAACAAGTAACAAGAAATCGTTAGCAATTTAACAGATACGATTCTCAAAACTGTGAGGTAGAACCACTTTTTAACTCTGCGCCTCTGTCCATtattatttttcaacatttccACATATATCAGTAACCATGACAGAGGCGCTACAATGGCCCAAGAGTACATACCTTATTCAAGACTTAGCCATTGGGCCCATTTTCAGTTGCTTCATCCAAAACCAATTGACGACGAGAGCCAACAGCTTCACGTGTCAAGAGagtaaagaaaattaataagcACAGCAATGTGGAGCCAACAGTAACACCCAAACACATGAAAGTTAAATGTTTCCTCATCCTTCTATACGAACTGCAGGTAAAAACTTTAGAATCAGGCAACATCTTCCATGGAAATTTGAAGGGCTGGATGCATATTTTCACCCTTCTTTTCTTTCCTAAACCAGTTTTATTCTACAATTCATTCAAATAGAAATATACTCTGCACCACCTCATAAAGCACTTGCACAATGTAGACATCATAACATAAACAAAGGGGCACATGAATTATTAAGGCAGTACTGATCTATCCATGACTTCATATACTACCACTGTCATTTCATAGCCAAGTGAATGAGCCAACACACTGAACTGATGAACATCAAAACTTCAACAGGTTGTTGAACCTTGCAGCACTCACTTTTCACGCTCAAAGCAAAATAAGGAGTTCACTGCCAGAGGGAGGGGGGAAGACACGCACTGAAAGAAAACACAATAAGTTAACATCTTCTTCCATGTCTAGTGTCTTTCCATAATATTATGAATTCATGGATAAGCTATGTTGATATTGGGCAATCGAACACCAATAACAAAATTTATATCAACATGAGGAATCTAAATGAAAGTAATGATCTTaaggattatgattttgatataaGATGTTCCTGTATATGCTTATAACTGTTGCAAACATATATGCTATCCGTAATAGAAAAACAGGCTATATACTTAACAAATTTCATCTAGTAACTAAATATAAGAGTGCAATCTTTGATTGAATAAATTCTCTTATTTACATAGTTCCATATATTTCATCCTATTTTCTCACTCCCTTTTTCCAACCCTGTTTGTGAAATGAAATGAAACGAAATCATATACATCTCCTCATCAAATGATAGGTGACACCAAAGACTTCATAAGATttaatcttttcttttcttttttctaaaaTACTTCAAAGGAAAACCTCTTGCCTGTCTATCTATTGGTCCATCCCTGCTCCAATTGCACTAAATTTGCAAAAGGCTACTAAAACGACAAAACTCTGTACAGAAGACGCTGTCCCCGACCATGATTGCAAGCTCCTAGAAGAAACAACTCCAAAATATTTTCAGAAGACTGCTTTTACATTTACCTGCAAGGCAAGTTATAACAAGAATCAGATCAGCATCAGCTAGTGCCTAAATGGGATCCTAGATACAAAAGACACCAAAACAAGCAGTCAATATAAAAAATTTCAAGGAAAGCCAAGACTGACTACTTCTATATTGTATAAAGTCAGGAGGAAACAAGTATTGAAAAACCAtgctatttcaaaattattcaGCCAGGGTTGTAGTGATAAGTACATTTTATTTGGTTGCTTGATACACTttagaagaagaagctcattaTGAAGCATAATTACCCACATTCAATATAGAAAACTAAGCAGGTTCAGAAACCAAGTACAGGCTACCAAAACGAACTTTACTTAAAGACAATCTTACAACAGCCACCATAGCGAATACAccatatatgtatttcaatcTCCAGCCGTCTGATTATGATAAGAAGTATGGATTTGGACAAATATTGAATGCTTATTTATGCAGGAATGGGAAAAAGGCAAAAACCAAATGGACAACGATAACAAGACATAAGCAGTGCGTGAATGGAGAGACAAAAGCCAAAAGGACTAAACTGCCAATAAAAGTAAGGGGACAACTAAATAAGCAGAAACAGAAACTGCACAAACTACAATTaagtatatttaaatatttcagCTTTTCTTATTACGTCAGGTGATAAGAGCCAAACTACAGTGAAGAAAAAACTATATGTATTTACTTCTGTGGTTTATAGGCTACTACTAGGATGCAGTGAGTTA
It contains:
- the LOC130995439 gene encoding formate--tetrahydrofolate ligase translates to MGKTTRKLEVVSPVPADIDIANSIEPLHISEIAQDLNLSPQHYDLYGKYKAKVLLSALDEHGGSGDGYYVVVGGITPTPLGEGKSTTTVGLCQALGAFLDKKVVTCLRQPSQGPTFGIKGGAAGGGYSQVIPMDEFNLHMTGDIHAITASNNLLAAAIDTRIFHESSQSDKALFNRLCPPNKEGKRSFNDIMFRRLKKLGILKSTPEELTPEEIKKFARLDIDPESITWRRVMDVNDRFLRKITIGQGPEEKGMVRETGFDISVASEIMAVLALTTSLSDMRERLGKMVIGNSKAGDPITADDLGVGGALTVLMKDAINPTLMQTLEGTPVLVHAGPFANIAHGNSSIVADKIALKLVGPGGFVVTEAGFGADIGTEKFMNIKCRYSGLKPHCAIIVATIRALKMHGGGPAVVAGKPLDHAYVTENVALVEAGCTNLARHISNTKAYGVNVVVAVNKFSTDSEAELNAVRSMALSAGAFDAVICTHHAHGGKGAVDLGIAVQKACENVTQPLKFLYPLDASIKEKIEAIAKSYGASGVEYSEQALKQIEMYSKQGFSGLPICMAKTQYSFSDNASAKGAPSGFVLPIRDVRGSIGAGFIYPLVGTMSTMPGLPTRPCFYDIDLDTTTGRVIGLS